A window of the Bradyrhizobium ottawaense genome harbors these coding sequences:
- the vapC gene encoding type II toxin-antitoxin system VapC family toxin: protein MILVDSSVWIAHLRGHRTSATDKLEEAVAREPLLVGDLILLEILQGARNDAHAMRIERGLRQYAIVPLLDAYLAPRAARNYRKLRELGITIRKTADIIIGTFCIEHRHALLHDDRDFAPMEEHLGLKVV, encoded by the coding sequence ATGATTCTCGTCGACAGCTCCGTCTGGATTGCGCACCTGCGCGGGCATCGCACGTCGGCGACCGACAAACTGGAGGAAGCCGTTGCACGGGAACCGCTCCTGGTTGGTGATCTCATCCTGCTCGAAATTCTTCAGGGCGCTCGGAACGACGCCCATGCCATGCGCATTGAACGCGGATTGCGCCAGTACGCGATTGTGCCTCTCCTGGATGCCTATCTAGCCCCTCGTGCCGCCCGAAATTACCGCAAGCTGAGAGAACTGGGCATCACGATCCGGAAAACAGCCGACATTATCATCGGCACCTTTTGCATCGAACATCGCCACGCGTTGCTGCACGATGACCGCGATTTTGCGCCTATGGAGGAGCATCTTGGTCTCAAGGTCGTGTAA
- a CDS encoding porin, giving the protein MKMVKSLILGSAAGLIAMSGAQAADLPVKAKAVEYVRICSLYGAGFFYIPGTDTCIKLGGYVRIDTTFNGSTYGQAAWNGDLGQQNRYRDYFASRSRMALTVDTRTATEYGVVRTFGQADFQFNNLGGSTANPAVLGAPGVNSNLLSTPGGGYVAVEMVFIQFAGFTFGKSASAYATPWHGYPGNNNSYLLGGHDTVTGVNNIQYTAQFGNGVSATIGLDDPTVFNRTVVGNLSVGLPVAGSGVPVNAYGGTHAPDIVGNIRVDQAWGLFQVSGAAHLVNASYNVLGAGAAPTALSEINGHPDDKWGGSVMAALQIKNIPTGAGDDLKIDVSYAKGDTKNVISTSAGSPQFAMFGGTGVAGAYQSVGYGVTTDAIYSGGVGGGATQGLKLTTAWGIRGAFNHNWDPYWSSSLFGSYSQVMYDGNVLDPTSAKGAFCNAYNAATGVKSADYSCNPNFNVAQIGVVTRWTPVKNLTFSAEVGAFFLDQKFTGTNTLVAAPPKPIAVYEYKDQSTVYLNVRAQRNF; this is encoded by the coding sequence ATGAAGATGGTTAAGAGCCTTATTCTCGGCTCAGCGGCGGGTCTCATCGCCATGAGTGGAGCTCAGGCTGCCGATCTTCCCGTCAAGGCCAAAGCGGTCGAGTACGTGAGGATCTGCTCCCTGTACGGTGCTGGTTTCTTCTACATTCCCGGCACTGACACCTGCATCAAGCTGGGTGGTTACGTCCGTATCGACACCACGTTCAACGGTTCGACCTACGGTCAGGCCGCGTGGAACGGCGATCTCGGTCAGCAGAACCGCTACCGCGATTACTTCGCTTCCCGTTCGCGTATGGCGCTCACGGTCGATACCCGCACCGCCACCGAATACGGCGTTGTCCGTACCTTCGGTCAGGCCGACTTCCAGTTCAACAACCTCGGCGGCAGCACTGCCAATCCGGCCGTGTTGGGCGCTCCTGGCGTCAACTCGAACCTGCTCAGCACCCCCGGCGGCGGCTACGTCGCGGTTGAAATGGTGTTCATCCAGTTCGCTGGTTTCACCTTCGGTAAGTCGGCTTCGGCCTACGCGACCCCGTGGCATGGTTATCCAGGCAACAACAATTCGTACCTGCTGGGCGGTCATGACACCGTCACGGGTGTGAACAACATCCAGTACACCGCGCAGTTCGGCAACGGCGTGTCGGCCACCATCGGTCTCGATGATCCGACCGTGTTCAACCGCACTGTTGTCGGCAATCTTTCGGTTGGCCTCCCGGTCGCCGGATCTGGCGTACCCGTCAACGCCTACGGCGGCACGCATGCTCCGGACATCGTCGGTAACATCCGCGTTGACCAGGCTTGGGGTCTGTTCCAGGTTTCGGGTGCGGCTCATCTCGTGAACGCTTCCTACAACGTGCTGGGCGCTGGTGCCGCTCCGACCGCCCTGTCGGAAATCAACGGACATCCCGACGACAAGTGGGGCGGTTCGGTGATGGCTGCGTTGCAGATCAAGAACATCCCGACCGGTGCTGGCGACGATCTGAAGATCGACGTGAGCTATGCCAAGGGTGACACGAAGAACGTGATCTCCACCTCCGCTGGTTCGCCGCAGTTTGCGATGTTCGGCGGCACTGGTGTTGCCGGCGCATACCAGAGCGTCGGCTACGGTGTAACAACCGACGCGATCTACTCGGGCGGCGTCGGAGGCGGTGCCACGCAGGGTCTGAAGCTGACCACGGCTTGGGGCATCCGTGGTGCGTTCAACCACAACTGGGATCCCTACTGGTCGAGCAGCCTTTTTGGTAGCTACTCTCAGGTTATGTATGATGGCAACGTCCTCGATCCGACCTCGGCCAAGGGCGCTTTTTGCAACGCCTATAACGCTGCAACCGGGGTAAAATCGGCCGACTACAGCTGCAATCCGAACTTCAACGTGGCTCAGATCGGCGTGGTCACCCGCTGGACTCCCGTCAAGAACCTGACGTTCTCGGCTGAAGTCGGCGCGTTCTTCCTCGACCAGAAGTTTACCGGTACGAACACTTTGGTTGCTGCGCCTCCGAAGCCGATCGCGGTCTACGAGTACAAGGACCAGAGCACGGTTTACCTGAACGTTCGCGCTCAGCGTAACTTCTGA
- a CDS encoding tetratricopeptide repeat protein, with the protein MSKYAIRLTVFALFSVLLATTPAVRQAYAGGDPPASDPPSSSKKKNGGTSYREEPAFVNGYRAAYTTIYDRNDYTAAIGQLRALDHDDNAAVANLIGYSYRKLGDYKVSQVWYERALKADPNHVKTWQYYGLWQVEQGNRDQAQYHLNRLAQLTGTSSEEYRSLAAALDKQPGTGLVY; encoded by the coding sequence ATGAGCAAATACGCAATCCGGCTGACGGTATTCGCGCTCTTTTCGGTCTTGCTGGCGACGACGCCGGCGGTTCGCCAGGCTTATGCGGGTGGCGATCCGCCAGCGTCCGATCCGCCGTCATCGTCCAAGAAAAAGAACGGCGGGACGTCCTATAGGGAAGAGCCGGCGTTCGTGAACGGCTACCGCGCAGCCTACACCACGATCTACGACCGCAACGACTACACGGCGGCGATCGGCCAGCTCAGGGCGCTCGATCACGACGACAACGCCGCCGTCGCCAACCTGATCGGCTACTCCTATCGCAAGCTCGGCGACTACAAGGTGTCGCAGGTCTGGTACGAGCGCGCGCTCAAGGCCGACCCCAACCACGTCAAGACCTGGCAGTATTATGGTCTCTGGCAAGTCGAGCAGGGCAACCGCGACCAGGCGCAGTATCACCTCAACCGCCTGGCCCAGCTCACCGGCACTTCAAGCGAGGAATATCGCTCGTTGGCGGCAGCGCTCGACAAGCAGCCGGGGACCGGTCTGGTCTACTAA
- a CDS encoding lytic transglycosylase domain-containing protein: MIPSARAAALRSTALATSLALVLGLTLGLSALSVEAWAKPKVPLPKPRPIARSAVPRQPAATNTAAGPAATAPARLAAPSASLAATPSLAPATRQHAALPPPRRQVTPAAVATTSSTPQSDKDALENVIELVRKHKPSDATQSQAVISDPVARKLAEWLILRSDDNGASVERYRAFVSANPSWPSQTLLRRRIEAALWDDHRDDATVWSSFENESPISAKGRFALARVMIGRGDRGNAERLVREAWRGDGMSEDTETTALDLFGALLTAGDHKARMDNLLYGTEQEAGGMRAAKRLGSGHVALAKARIASNRKASNARALLEAVPSELRGDAGYLFAKIQLLRREEKFAEAAQLMLSAPKDPSRLHNLDEWWIERRLLSRKMLDVGEHRTAYLIARDAALPSRDIYKTEQEFTAGWIALRFLNDPALAAQHFARIGVGSVNPTALARAGYWQGRAAEAAGRAQEARAAYARAAEQSTSYYGQLARAKLGLPQLELNGAPTGRGRGVERLEIVRAVQLLYELDEREIAIPIFADMGENGDPDALVGLAELTARNNDARGMLLLGKAALNRGLPFDHYAYPVNGIPAFRQIGPEVEPSVVYSIARQESAFNQAVVSPAQAYGLMQVTPDAGRYVCKRAGVSFDLSRMKTDPVYNATLGAAELGGLLEDYRGSYIMTFAGYNAGRGSVRKWVERYGDPRDPKVDAVDWVEQIPFSETRNYVQRIMENLQVYRARFGGGSRLQIEADLHRGSVE, from the coding sequence GTGATCCCTTCCGCCCGCGCAGCCGCATTGCGATCGACCGCACTGGCGACAAGTCTGGCGCTGGTCCTTGGGTTGACGTTGGGCCTGTCCGCGCTCTCGGTCGAGGCGTGGGCCAAGCCGAAAGTTCCATTGCCGAAGCCGCGGCCGATCGCGCGCAGTGCCGTTCCCAGGCAGCCGGCCGCCACCAATACCGCCGCCGGCCCTGCCGCGACGGCACCCGCGCGGCTGGCCGCACCTTCAGCCTCTCTTGCAGCCACGCCTTCTTTGGCACCCGCGACGCGGCAGCATGCCGCCCTGCCGCCGCCGCGCAGACAGGTGACGCCGGCAGCGGTCGCCACGACGTCGTCGACGCCGCAATCCGACAAGGATGCGCTGGAGAACGTCATCGAGCTCGTGCGCAAGCACAAACCTTCCGATGCCACGCAGTCGCAAGCCGTGATCTCCGATCCGGTCGCCCGCAAGCTCGCGGAATGGCTGATCCTGCGCAGCGACGACAACGGCGCTTCCGTCGAGCGCTATCGCGCCTTCGTTTCGGCCAATCCGAGCTGGCCGTCACAGACACTCCTGCGACGGCGCATCGAGGCCGCGCTTTGGGACGACCATCGCGACGACGCCACGGTCTGGTCCTCGTTTGAAAACGAATCCCCGATCTCGGCCAAGGGCCGCTTCGCGCTGGCGCGGGTGATGATCGGGCGCGGCGATCGCGGCAATGCCGAACGCCTGGTGCGCGAGGCCTGGCGCGGCGACGGCATGTCGGAAGATACCGAGACCACGGCGCTCGACCTGTTCGGCGCGCTGCTGACGGCGGGCGATCACAAGGCACGGATGGACAACCTGCTCTACGGCACCGAGCAGGAAGCCGGCGGCATGCGTGCCGCGAAGCGGCTGGGCTCCGGCCATGTCGCGCTTGCCAAGGCCCGCATCGCCTCGAACCGGAAGGCCTCCAACGCCAGGGCACTGCTCGAGGCGGTGCCGAGCGAACTGCGCGGCGATGCCGGCTATCTGTTCGCGAAAATCCAGCTGCTGCGCCGCGAGGAGAAATTCGCCGAGGCCGCGCAACTGATGCTAAGCGCGCCGAAGGACCCGAGCCGCCTGCACAATCTCGACGAATGGTGGATCGAACGACGGCTGCTGTCGCGCAAGATGCTCGATGTCGGCGAACACCGCACCGCCTACCTGATCGCGCGGGACGCGGCGCTGCCGTCGCGCGATATCTACAAGACCGAGCAGGAATTCACCGCCGGCTGGATCGCACTGCGCTTCCTGAACGATCCGGCGTTGGCCGCGCAGCATTTCGCCCGCATCGGCGTCGGCAGCGTCAACCCGACGGCGCTGGCGCGCGCCGGCTACTGGCAAGGCCGCGCGGCGGAAGCCGCAGGCCGCGCGCAGGAAGCCCGCGCCGCCTATGCCCGCGCCGCCGAACAGTCGACCAGCTATTATGGCCAGTTGGCGCGCGCCAAGCTCGGCCTGCCGCAGCTCGAATTGAACGGCGCCCCGACCGGCCGCGGCCGCGGTGTCGAACGGCTGGAGATCGTCCGCGCCGTGCAACTGCTCTATGAGCTCGACGAGCGCGAAATCGCGATTCCGATTTTCGCCGACATGGGCGAGAACGGCGATCCCGACGCCCTGGTCGGCCTAGCCGAACTCACCGCACGCAACAACGACGCGCGCGGGATGCTGCTGCTCGGCAAGGCCGCGCTCAATCGCGGGCTGCCGTTCGACCACTACGCCTATCCCGTCAACGGCATCCCGGCGTTCCGGCAGATCGGTCCGGAAGTCGAGCCAAGCGTCGTCTACTCGATCGCCCGGCAGGAAAGCGCCTTCAATCAGGCAGTGGTATCGCCGGCCCAGGCCTACGGACTGATGCAGGTGACACCCGACGCCGGACGCTACGTCTGCAAGCGGGCCGGTGTCAGCTTCGACCTCAGCCGGATGAAGACCGATCCGGTCTATAATGCCACGCTCGGTGCCGCCGAACTCGGCGGCCTGCTCGAGGACTATCGCGGCTCCTACATCATGACCTTCGCCGGCTACAATGCCGGCCGTGGCAGCGTTAGAAAATGGGTCGAGCGCTATGGCGATCCGCGCGATCCCAAGGTCGACGCGGTCGACTGGGTCGAGCAGATCCCGTTCTCCGAGACGCGGAACTACGTGCAGCGGATCATGGAGAACCTGCAGGTCTACCGTGCGCGGTTCGGCGGCGGCTCGCGGCTCCAGATCGAAGCCGACCTGCACCGCGGCAGCGTCGAATAG
- the dapA gene encoding 4-hydroxy-tetrahydrodipicolinate synthase, translating into MAAKTNLQGSFTALVTPFKNGSLDEAAFRGLVSWQIEQGSHGLVPVGTTGESPTLSHDEHHRVVELCIEEAKGRVPVIAGAGSNSTREAVDLAVHAEKAGADAVLVVTPYYNKPTQEGMYQHFKAVNDAIGIPIIIYNIPPRSVVDMSVETMTRLFELKNIAGVKDATANLARVSQQRHAMGPDFIQLSGEDMTALAYMAAGGHGCISVVANVAPKLCADLMSAVLKGDYATGLKIQDRLIPLHDAIFKEPGLAGAKHGLKLLGRLDEEVRLPLMTVTPPTGAVIRDAMVHAGLIN; encoded by the coding sequence ATGGCAGCCAAGACAAATTTACAGGGGTCTTTCACTGCCTTGGTTACGCCATTCAAGAACGGCTCGCTCGACGAAGCGGCCTTCCGCGGCCTCGTGAGCTGGCAGATCGAGCAGGGGTCGCATGGTCTCGTTCCCGTTGGCACCACCGGAGAGAGCCCGACGCTCAGCCATGATGAGCATCACCGGGTGGTCGAGTTGTGCATCGAAGAGGCGAAGGGTCGCGTGCCGGTCATCGCCGGTGCCGGCTCGAACTCTACGCGCGAAGCCGTCGATCTGGCGGTCCATGCGGAGAAAGCCGGCGCCGATGCCGTGCTGGTGGTGACGCCGTATTACAACAAGCCGACCCAGGAAGGGATGTATCAGCACTTCAAGGCGGTAAATGACGCGATCGGAATCCCGATCATCATCTACAACATCCCGCCGCGCTCCGTTGTCGACATGTCCGTGGAAACCATGACCCGGCTGTTCGAACTGAAGAACATCGCCGGCGTCAAGGACGCCACCGCCAATCTGGCCCGCGTCTCGCAGCAGCGCCACGCGATGGGACCGGATTTCATCCAGCTTTCCGGCGAGGACATGACGGCGCTGGCCTATATGGCCGCGGGCGGACATGGTTGCATCTCGGTTGTCGCCAATGTGGCGCCAAAGCTGTGCGCCGATCTGATGTCCGCGGTCCTCAAGGGCGATTATGCCACCGGACTGAAAATTCAGGACCGGCTGATCCCGCTGCATGACGCCATCTTCAAAGAGCCGGGCCTCGCCGGAGCCAAGCATGGGCTGAAGCTGCTGGGGCGGCTGGACGAAGAAGTGCGTCTGCCGCTGATGACGGTGACGCCGCCAACCGGCGCGGTGATCCGCGACGCCATGGTGCATGCCGGCCTGATCAATTAA
- the mscL gene encoding large conductance mechanosensitive channel protein MscL: MLKEFRDFAMKGNVVDLAVGVIIGVAFGAIVTSLVGDIIMPVIGAITGGLDFSNYFTGLSKAVSATNLADAKKQGAVLAWGNFLTLTINFLIIAFVLFMVIRAMNKLKRKDEAAPAAPPKPTAEVVLLTEIRDLLKKA; the protein is encoded by the coding sequence ATGCTGAAGGAATTCCGCGACTTCGCCATGAAGGGCAACGTGGTTGACCTCGCGGTCGGCGTCATCATCGGCGTGGCCTTCGGCGCGATCGTGACCTCGCTGGTCGGCGATATCATCATGCCGGTGATCGGTGCGATCACCGGCGGGCTCGATTTCTCGAACTATTTCACCGGGCTTTCGAAGGCGGTTTCAGCGACCAATCTTGCTGACGCCAAGAAGCAGGGCGCCGTGCTGGCCTGGGGCAATTTCCTCACGCTGACGATCAATTTTCTGATCATCGCCTTCGTGCTGTTCATGGTCATTCGCGCCATGAACAAGCTGAAGCGCAAGGATGAAGCCGCTCCCGCCGCGCCGCCGAAGCCGACGGCCGAGGTGGTGCTGCTGACCGAGATCCGCGATCTCCTCAAGAAGGCTTGA